A single genomic interval of Flavobacteriales bacterium harbors:
- a CDS encoding TonB-dependent receptor encodes MHLVRTFLLCATFAPLITSAQATVRGTLTDDQGQPLPGATVVVGADQRFGTSADAQGRYVLTGLRAGPVRLLFAHLGFASVDTVLTLDEGEQPLDLVLGPQARLLRGAEVVAIRAGERAPVAQSTLTRDEIQRMNTGVDLPILLDLQPSVVTTTDAGTGIGYTGLRVRGTDPTRINVTVNGVPINDAESQAVFWVNMPDLASSAQDVQLQRGVGTSTNGPGAFGASINLRTTTVSERPFGEVSAFGGSFNTRRFTARAGTGTSAAGLSLDARLSHIASDGYIDRATADLKSYFVQGAWVGRKRSLRFITFGGREVTYQAWAGVPREVIDTNRTYNPYTYENEVDDYRQTHVQLLFDQQLGQRTTINLTGFRVDGRGFFESFEDEADLGFFGIGDPVIGGDTLTNGDLVQRRWLDNTLLGVNASLTHTFRAHQLIVGGSYADYRGDHFGEVNWARFAGGTDIGDRYYSNDARKRDANAFAKLTYSLGDRVQLHGDVQLRQVNYAFLGFDDELDNVTQRAAFTFFNPKAGVDWRVHEGGRLYASVAIAHREPNRDDFTETTPESRPTHEKLVDTEAGYERRSGRMAFGLNAYYMDYTDQLVLTGELNDVGAALRTNVPRSYRAGLELTWAAQPLRWLLWKGNATWSRNRILDLVEYVDDWDTGGQQAVRYTETPIAFSPEWIAGSELAFTLWNHTDRGRADIAWVTKFVGEQFLDNSGSATRKLDAYLVNDMRVNASLHKLFGIPMVEVNLTVRNVLNEVYESNGWSYSFIEGGARRELVGLFPQAPIHVLGGVTVRW; translated from the coding sequence ATGCACCTCGTCCGCACCTTCTTGCTCTGCGCCACGTTCGCACCGCTGATCACATCGGCCCAGGCGACCGTGCGCGGCACCCTCACCGATGACCAGGGCCAGCCGCTCCCGGGAGCCACCGTGGTGGTCGGTGCCGACCAGCGCTTCGGAACGAGCGCTGATGCACAGGGCCGCTACGTGCTCACCGGCCTGCGCGCAGGACCGGTGCGCTTGCTGTTCGCCCACCTCGGCTTCGCCTCGGTGGACACGGTGCTCACCTTGGACGAAGGCGAGCAGCCCCTGGACCTGGTGCTTGGTCCGCAGGCCCGCCTGCTGCGCGGTGCCGAAGTGGTGGCGATACGCGCCGGTGAGCGCGCCCCGGTGGCCCAGAGCACGCTGACGCGCGACGAGATCCAGCGCATGAACACCGGCGTGGACCTGCCCATCCTGCTCGACCTGCAGCCCAGCGTGGTCACCACCACGGACGCGGGCACGGGCATCGGCTACACCGGCCTGCGCGTGCGCGGCACCGACCCCACGCGCATCAACGTCACCGTCAACGGCGTGCCCATCAACGACGCCGAAAGCCAGGCCGTGTTCTGGGTGAACATGCCCGACCTGGCGAGCAGCGCGCAGGACGTGCAGCTGCAGCGCGGCGTGGGCACCAGCACCAACGGTCCCGGCGCGTTCGGGGCCAGCATCAACCTGCGCACCACCACCGTGAGCGAACGGCCCTTCGGCGAGGTCAGCGCCTTCGGCGGATCGTTCAACACACGCCGGTTCACCGCCCGCGCCGGCACGGGTACCTCCGCCGCCGGCCTCAGCCTCGATGCCCGCCTCAGCCACATCGCCAGCGATGGCTACATCGATCGCGCCACCGCCGACCTCAAGAGCTACTTCGTGCAGGGCGCCTGGGTCGGGAGGAAGCGCAGCCTCCGCTTCATCACCTTCGGCGGGCGCGAGGTCACCTACCAGGCCTGGGCCGGCGTGCCGCGCGAGGTCATCGACACCAACAGGACCTACAACCCTTACACGTACGAGAACGAGGTGGACGACTACCGCCAGACCCACGTCCAGCTGCTCTTCGATCAACAGCTCGGTCAGCGCACCACCATCAACCTCACCGGCTTCCGCGTGGATGGTCGCGGCTTCTTCGAGAGCTTCGAGGACGAGGCGGACCTCGGCTTCTTCGGCATCGGCGACCCGGTGATCGGCGGCGACACGCTCACCAACGGCGACCTGGTGCAACGGCGCTGGCTGGACAACACGCTGCTGGGTGTCAACGCCTCGCTGACGCACACCTTCCGCGCGCACCAGCTCATCGTGGGCGGCAGCTATGCCGACTACCGCGGCGACCATTTCGGCGAGGTCAACTGGGCACGGTTCGCCGGAGGCACCGACATCGGCGACCGCTACTACAGCAACGATGCGCGCAAGCGCGACGCGAACGCCTTCGCGAAGCTCACGTACAGCCTCGGCGACCGCGTGCAGCTGCATGGCGATGTGCAGCTGCGCCAGGTGAACTACGCCTTCCTGGGCTTCGACGACGAGCTGGACAACGTGACGCAGCGCGCCGCCTTCACCTTCTTCAACCCGAAGGCCGGCGTGGACTGGCGCGTGCATGAGGGCGGGCGCTTGTATGCCAGTGTGGCCATCGCCCACCGCGAGCCCAACCGCGACGACTTCACCGAGACCACCCCCGAAAGCCGCCCCACGCACGAGAAGCTCGTCGACACCGAAGCGGGCTACGAGCGCCGCAGCGGCCGCATGGCCTTTGGCCTGAACGCCTACTACATGGACTACACCGACCAGCTGGTGCTCACCGGCGAATTGAACGATGTGGGCGCCGCGCTGCGCACCAACGTGCCGCGGAGCTACCGCGCCGGCCTGGAGCTCACCTGGGCCGCACAGCCCCTTCGCTGGCTGCTGTGGAAGGGCAACGCCACCTGGAGCCGCAACCGCATCCTCGATCTTGTGGAATACGTGGATGACTGGGACACCGGTGGCCAGCAGGCCGTGCGCTACACCGAAACGCCCATCGCCTTCAGCCCGGAGTGGATCGCGGGCAGCGAACTCGCCTTCACCCTGTGGAACCACACGGACCGCGGCCGCGCGGACATCGCGTGGGTGACCAAGTTCGTGGGCGAGCAGTTCCTGGACAACAGCGGCAGCGCGACGCGCAAGCTCGATGCCTATCTCGTGAACGACATGCGCGTCAACGCATCCCTGCACAAGCTCTTCGGCATCCCGATGGTGGAGGTGAACCTCACCGTGCGCAACGTCCTCAACGAGGTGTATGAGAGCAACGGCTGGAGCTACAGCTTCATCGAGGGCGGTGCGCGCCGCGAGCTCGTCGGCCTCTTTCCCCAAGCCCCGATCCATGTGCTGGGCGGGGTGACGGTGCGGTGGTGA